Below is a window of Elusimicrobiota bacterium DNA.
TTTGCCATATACTTTATCCTCAGTTAATCACTAGATGCTTTGTCTTTAATCGCGGCGGCATCAGTTTAAATAACAATAACCCAATCGCAGCAAGTATCATTACTATACCAGCCACAGAAAATATCCCGCGGTTACCCTCTTTCTCAACTTTTTTCTCTAACACACCGTTTCTATGATTATTACACCTATACTGATTCCAATGAACACCATCACCGCGTTTTTTCAGTGTTGTCTCTATTATCAACATTTTGTTATCAATATTAAAAGCGATCTCAACCATTCCATCACCTTCAACATCATCAATCACAGGCGTACCGATAAAATCTTTACACGGAATCTTGATTGTACTAAGAATACGGTTCTTCGATACGGCATTACCGTCGAGTACCATTAACCCGTCCTCCAGCACGCCAAATACAATTTCGTATACACCGTCATTATTAAAATCATGCAGTATTGCGGATGAACACACTGTTTTATTCCTAAGATTTTCGTTCCATACAACTTTTCCGCTTAAACCATCCACCAGGACAACATATCCTTTTGAAGTAATTGCCCAGAAATCAGTGTACCCATCTGAATTAGCATCACCCGCAGTTAATGACGGACAACTTATCTTTGAAGAAACAAGGCCAGCGGGTTCAATGTTAACCAACTTATCCCACAACGCATGCCCTGCTTTAATGTCGTATCCATACAAATAATTATGTTTTGTAAGCACAACAATATCCATTGACTTATTCCCGTTAAAATCACCCACTACAGGCATAGCTGTAATTCCCAACGCATCATTATGAGTTAAACCCAATCTCGAATTTACTAAAGTATTCAAAGCGATCACAGTTTCTTTTTTCGTAACCCCGTCAATCACCGCAATAGTACCTTTATATGTCACCACCACGATTTCTGTCTTACCCTCACTGCTGGTATAAACAACAGGGTTTACACATACGGGTTCATTTAAATTGTAAGTAACAACTTCAGCATTAGAAGTAAGGTTATACACCAGAATAACACCGCCGGCAGTATTACACGCCGCAATGTCAGGTTCCATATTATTATCGAAATCCGCTATTGCCAGAGATGTATCCAATAAATTACCACCAAACCCCTGACTGGTATAAATAGCGATACCGGTTTTACCGTCAAGAACCGATATCCTTGATTTATTAGACACAACCACCACATCGTCAATACCATCACCGTTAAAATCTCCGGTTGCCGGTGCTGACATTACAACTGCGCCACCGGTTAGGGTGTCATATTCCCAACTAACATTTTTCTTCTTACAATCATACATTTTCAGCATTCCACCGGTTTCAAGCAGGATCACCGCATCACTACTCTTTAAATCTACACACGCAACACTAGGAGGTAAGCAATAAACGCCTATACCATTATCCAAGGTATACATTTGAGTATACTTTCCCGTACTAACACTCTCCCTGAGTTGAGCAACAGTGTTACTAACGACGAATTCTACGTTAGCATCCTTTATCCCGCTAAAGGTTTTGATATACGGCAGAAAAGCGGTCACACTTATATATACACCTCCTACAAA
It encodes the following:
- a CDS encoding FHA domain-containing protein → RNRLYGVILMLNILFKRKAEVLGEYFIKALKVSIGRAKGNNIVLPLPDVPDMLFSLVYSNHRFIINVEAGEDERFAQLDEVGITEDTYVSIDEEYSLVFRPEKADDIQSMPKTGKKAAVKVSASGTYTGDKAVQDPAYLLAISGPNCGKKYELSLNETKIGRDYEYNDVVLEFDKSVSRDHAKIMFIAGNYVVVDRRSRNRTYFNSKKLKEDETVILKNADEIKIGKTIFRFVTKNVVKTGRPAKALVLIEKVWEQFVNIVLAVLFVGGVYISVTAFLPYIKTFSGIKDANVEFVVSNTVAQLRESVSTGKYTQMYTLDNGIGVYCLPPSVACVDLKSSDAVILLETGGMLKMYDCKKKNVSWEYDTLTGGAVVMSAPATGDFNGDGIDDVVVVSNKSRISVLDGKTGIAIYTSQGFGGNLLDTSLAIADFDNNMEPDIAACNTAGGVILVYNLTSNAEVVTYNLNEPVCVNPVVYTSSEGKTEIVVVTYKGTIAVIDGVTKKETVIALNTLVNSRLGLTHNDALGITAMPVVGDFNGNKSMDIVVLTKHNYLYGYDIKAGHALWDKLVNIEPAGLVSSKISCPSLTAGDANSDGYTDFWAITSKGYVVLVDGLSGKVVWNENLRNKTVCSSAILHDFNNDGVYEIVFGVLEDGLMVLDGNAVSKNRILSTIKIPCKDFIGTPVIDDVEGDGMVEIAFNIDNKMLIIETTLKKRGDGVHWNQYRCNNHRNGVLEKKVEKEGNRGIFSVAGIVMILAAIGLLLFKLMPPRLKTKHLVIN